From a region of the Streptacidiphilus albus JL83 genome:
- a CDS encoding acyl-CoA dehydrogenase family protein, with amino-acid sequence MSTAPPPGTAEQLRDAVQALLATHDPATTPVAEFLGARYDAGLAWIHFPAGFGGLGAPRALQQLVNEEFAAAGAPVLDPGRHGIGLGMAAPTILAFGDEEIRRRFLRPLWTGEEVWCQLFSEPGAGSDLAALGTRAVRDGSGDGAEDADWIVDGQKVWTSLAHEADWAILVTRSDPAVPKHRGMTYFLCDMHAPGVEVRPLRQATGEAEFNEVFLTGVRIPDRHRLGAVGDGWRVATTTLMNERVAIGGQAEPREGASRSDSDKGGGGRRVGGLIGLLATEWRERPELRTPGLHDALLRLWVDAEAARLTGERLRQQLASGAPGPEGSAAKLAFARLNQQISGLELELLGEEGLVHDDWSFRRPTAPSMTGGTPTYRYLRAKGNSIEGGTSEILRGIIAERVLGLPQEIRVDKDVAWKDLPR; translated from the coding sequence ATGAGCACGGCACCACCCCCCGGAACCGCAGAGCAGCTGCGCGACGCCGTCCAGGCACTGCTCGCCACGCACGACCCCGCGACCACCCCCGTCGCCGAGTTCCTCGGAGCCCGCTACGACGCCGGGCTCGCCTGGATCCACTTCCCCGCCGGCTTCGGCGGGCTCGGTGCGCCCCGCGCCCTCCAGCAGCTGGTGAACGAGGAGTTCGCCGCGGCCGGCGCGCCGGTGCTGGACCCGGGCCGGCACGGCATCGGCCTGGGCATGGCCGCCCCCACCATCCTCGCCTTCGGCGACGAGGAGATCCGCCGCCGCTTCCTGCGCCCGCTCTGGACCGGCGAGGAGGTGTGGTGCCAGCTCTTCAGCGAGCCCGGCGCCGGCTCCGACCTCGCCGCGCTCGGCACCCGCGCCGTCCGCGACGGCTCCGGTGACGGGGCCGAGGACGCCGACTGGATCGTCGACGGGCAGAAGGTCTGGACCTCGCTGGCGCACGAGGCCGACTGGGCGATCCTGGTCACCCGCTCCGACCCGGCCGTGCCCAAGCACCGGGGCATGACCTACTTCCTCTGCGACATGCACGCCCCCGGCGTCGAGGTCCGGCCGCTGCGGCAGGCCACCGGCGAGGCCGAGTTCAACGAGGTCTTCCTCACCGGCGTCCGGATCCCCGACCGGCACCGGCTCGGCGCGGTCGGCGACGGCTGGCGGGTGGCCACCACCACCCTGATGAACGAGCGGGTCGCCATCGGCGGCCAGGCCGAACCCAGGGAGGGTGCGTCGCGCAGCGACTCGGACAAGGGTGGCGGCGGGCGACGGGTGGGAGGGTTGATCGGGCTGCTCGCGACGGAGTGGCGGGAGCGGCCCGAGCTGCGCACCCCCGGACTGCACGACGCGCTGCTGCGGCTCTGGGTGGACGCCGAGGCGGCCCGGCTCACCGGCGAACGGCTGCGCCAGCAGCTGGCGAGCGGCGCGCCCGGCCCCGAGGGCTCCGCCGCCAAGCTCGCCTTCGCCCGGCTGAACCAGCAGATCTCCGGTCTGGAGCTGGAGCTCCTCGGCGAGGAGGGCCTGGTCCACGACGACTGGTCGTTCCGCCGGCCGACCGCACCCTCGATGACCGGCGGCACCCCGACCTACCGCTACCTGCGGGCCAAGGGCAACTCGATCGAGGGCGGCACCTCGGAGATCCTGCGCGGCATCATCGCCGAGCGGGTCCTCGGCCTGCCCCAGGAGATCCGGGTCGACAAGGACGTCGCATGGAAGGACCTGCCCCGATGA
- a CDS encoding RNA-binding S4 domain-containing protein, with translation MAADEETTTARVDSWIWSVRLTKTRSLAAAACRGGHVRVNGERVKPAYVLRVGDEVRLRESGYERIVVVSRIIRKRVGAPVAAECFVDNSPPPPSRAEVAPVALRDRGAGRPTKRDRRDLERLHSQRER, from the coding sequence ATGGCAGCTGACGAGGAGACCACGACCGCCCGGGTCGACAGCTGGATCTGGTCGGTCCGGCTCACCAAGACCAGGTCGCTGGCGGCCGCCGCCTGCCGGGGCGGCCATGTGCGGGTCAACGGCGAACGGGTGAAACCCGCCTATGTGCTCCGGGTGGGGGACGAGGTCAGGCTCCGCGAGTCCGGGTACGAGCGGATCGTGGTGGTCTCCCGGATCATCCGCAAGCGCGTCGGCGCCCCGGTCGCCGCCGAGTGCTTCGTCGACAACAGCCCTCCGCCGCCCTCCCGCGCGGAGGTCGCCCCGGTCGCGCTGCGCGACCGCGGCGCCGGCCGCCCGACCAAGCGCGACCGGCGTGACCTGGAAAGGCTCCACAGTCAACGTGAGCGGTGA
- a CDS encoding SDR family oxidoreductase, protein MSESPTAASATVTLVTGASRGIGFAVAQALVARGERVVITGRDVESLEQAVKQLGEESALGIAGKSHDAAHRGEVVERTLERFGRLDNLVNNVGTNPVYGNLVDLDLDAARKIVDINLVSTLAWVQLVHRAALAEHGGAIVNVSSVSALGPAPGIGMYGASKAALIQMTEQLAFELAPTVRVNAVAPAVVRTRFAEALFAGREEEVVRHYPLKRLGVPEDVGSAVAFLLSAEASWITGQTLVLDGGLTLGGGIA, encoded by the coding sequence ATGAGTGAGTCCCCCACCGCCGCCTCCGCCACGGTCACCCTGGTCACCGGCGCGAGCCGGGGCATCGGCTTCGCCGTCGCCCAGGCGCTGGTCGCCCGCGGCGAGCGGGTGGTGATCACCGGCCGGGACGTGGAGAGCCTGGAGCAGGCGGTGAAGCAGCTGGGCGAGGAGTCCGCGCTCGGCATCGCCGGCAAGAGCCACGACGCCGCCCACCGCGGCGAGGTGGTGGAGCGGACCCTGGAGCGCTTCGGACGGCTCGACAACCTGGTGAACAACGTCGGCACCAACCCGGTCTACGGGAACCTGGTGGACCTGGACCTGGACGCGGCCCGGAAGATCGTCGACATCAACCTGGTGTCGACCCTGGCCTGGGTCCAGCTGGTGCACCGGGCGGCGCTGGCCGAGCACGGCGGGGCGATCGTCAACGTCTCCTCGGTGAGCGCGCTCGGCCCGGCCCCCGGGATCGGGATGTACGGGGCGAGCAAGGCCGCGCTGATCCAGATGACCGAGCAGCTGGCCTTCGAGCTGGCCCCGACGGTGCGGGTGAACGCGGTCGCCCCGGCGGTGGTGCGGACCAGGTTCGCCGAGGCGCTGTTCGCCGGGCGCGAGGAGGAGGTCGTCCGGCACTACCCGCTGAAGCGCCTCGGCGTCCCCGAGGACGTCGGCTCGGCGGTGGCGTTCCTGCTCTCGGCGGAGGCCTCGTGGATCACCGGGCAGACCCTGGTGCTCGACGGCGGGCTGACCCTCGGCGGCGGCATCGCCTGA
- a CDS encoding acyl-CoA dehydrogenase family protein — protein MNGTEATAGRAAEHTADLLYSEVEQELRANVRALLAARSPQSEVLARTESEQPVDTGLWRALAEELGVTGLAVPEKWGGAGAGWRETAVVLEELGRAVAPVPYFGSSVLATAALLALGDGELLPPVAAGERVAALVVSFATAPGSAFPAAVAAHGGRLDGAVGRIADARTADLLLVPARDAGGVPALYAVDAAAAEVTDVVSLDMTRPLADLRLTAAPGRLLASGPAAERALEAALTTGAALLASEQLGVAEWALETTLAYVKVRHQFGRPVGSFQAVKHRLADLWVAVAQLRAVARNAADAVASGSPDAPVAAAVAQAFASQVAVTAAEEAVQLHGGIGFTWEHPAHLYLKRAKSASIALGTADRHRALLARLVDLPYPAQEQPHE, from the coding sequence ATGAACGGCACCGAAGCAACGGCCGGGCGGGCCGCCGAGCACACCGCCGACCTGCTGTACTCCGAGGTGGAACAGGAGCTCCGGGCCAACGTCCGGGCGCTGCTCGCCGCCCGCTCCCCGCAGTCCGAGGTGCTGGCCAGGACCGAGAGCGAGCAGCCGGTGGACACCGGGCTGTGGCGCGCCCTGGCCGAGGAACTGGGCGTCACCGGGCTGGCCGTGCCGGAGAAGTGGGGCGGCGCCGGGGCCGGCTGGCGGGAGACCGCCGTGGTGCTGGAGGAGCTGGGACGCGCCGTCGCTCCCGTCCCCTACTTCGGCAGCTCCGTGCTGGCGACCGCCGCGCTGCTGGCCCTCGGCGACGGCGAACTGCTGCCGCCGGTCGCCGCCGGCGAGCGGGTCGCGGCGCTCGTGGTCTCCTTCGCCACCGCGCCCGGCAGCGCCTTCCCCGCCGCGGTCGCGGCGCACGGCGGACGGCTGGACGGGGCGGTCGGCCGGATCGCCGACGCCCGCACCGCCGACCTGCTGCTGGTCCCGGCCCGCGACGCCGGGGGCGTCCCCGCGCTCTACGCCGTCGACGCGGCCGCGGCCGAGGTCACGGACGTGGTCTCGCTCGACATGACCCGGCCGCTGGCGGACCTGCGGCTGACGGCCGCGCCGGGACGGCTGCTCGCCTCGGGCCCGGCGGCGGAGCGCGCCCTGGAAGCGGCGCTCACCACCGGCGCGGCGCTGCTCGCCTCCGAGCAGCTGGGCGTCGCCGAGTGGGCGCTGGAGACCACGCTCGCCTATGTGAAGGTCCGGCACCAGTTCGGCCGGCCGGTCGGCTCCTTCCAGGCGGTCAAGCACCGGCTGGCCGACCTGTGGGTCGCGGTGGCGCAGCTGCGCGCGGTGGCCCGGAACGCGGCGGACGCGGTTGCCTCGGGCTCGCCGGACGCCCCGGTCGCCGCCGCGGTCGCCCAGGCCTTCGCCTCGCAGGTGGCGGTCACCGCCGCCGAGGAGGCGGTGCAGCTCCACGGCGGCATCGGCTTCACCTGGGAGCACCCGGCCCACCTCTATCTCAAGCGGGCCAAGAGCGCGTCGATCGCGCTCGGCACCGCGGACCGGCACCGCGCCCTGCTGGCGCGCCTGGTCGACCTCCCCTACCCCGCACAGGAGCAACCGCATGAGTGA